ttttcttttgtgaaaTCTTATGTTCCTTCTTATAATTGTTACGACAAAGTTACCTTTATAAATTTGGTTTATTAACTAATACTCTGGGAAAAGTACTGTAGCTTTCCCCACGccacatgctttttttttttgttttgtttagtttttttgtttgttcatttttttgtatttctttttttttgtttttttttccttttttttccccacatttgttttagttttttttcttttttttgggctttacatgtttttttattcttcttttttccccaagattgtcttcttcttcttttttattcttttttgtttttattttctttttcaaaattatctttatcgattttttttaatattgaactggttgaaaatttagttttgtagtttttttaaaaaacattatgcataactacaatgtttccctacatggcttttttcttttttttatgaatttttttcttcttttttttttttcaaaatggtttttgtcgattttgcttcgtagttttttctttaaaacattgtggattgttacaatgttttcctacatgatttttgttttgctacagtgtttccccccatgtttttttttcaaaattatctttgtcaaatttgttgtttatattgagctggttgagaatccagctttaactttccccacatgtttttttcatttgtttttgctttttttttcaaaattgacttcttcttctttttaaattttttgtgtttttgtttcagaattgtttttgttaattttatttttttaatatggagttggttgaaaatttagtttcgtagtttttgtttctttaaaacactgtggattgctacagtgttttcccacacggttttttttcatttttttatgattttttttccagaattatctttgttgattttattttttttttcatattgagctagttgagaatttagctttgtgatttttttctttaaaacactgcggattactacagtgttccctcacatgattttttttgttatgatttttttcaaaattgtctttatcgattttattatttttaatattgaactggttgagaattacaaaggtagatttcctcatgaaacactataaattgctacagtgtttccctgcatggttttttttcctttcgtttttttttatgatttttctcaaaattttctttgttcattttattttttaaatattaatctggTTAAAGATTtaactttgaaaatattatggattgtaACCGTTTTTctccatataattttattttattttttccacaaATCCACACAACGTTCAAATATGCtagttgtttattattatttgtgatatATAGAATAAGAGATTTTGTAGATCCGAGAAATAATATGTGGCAATCACATTGTAAACACTAAAGgacaaataataaattgttttaagacTAATTAAGAAAtcttaaaattcatattttatgaACAAATTTGTGAGTTGATTTCTTTTGTACATGATGATTCATATGGGTTTATATGTTTACGTAGAAGGCAGATCAAGGAGAACAACATTCTAACATAATAAACGAATTTACAGTTAAATGAATCAACAGTGTTGTCTCTAGTCTAAGAAAGCAAGAACAACTGTGTTGGAGAATcttaaactgaaaattaaagTCACATAATTTCTTCCTCAAGAGCAAATTAATTTGGTGGTAGCATTACAAGCAACACATACTCTACCATTCGGTGCTtgcccttctccttctccttttttCTAGAATCATCTGTAATTCTTCTGGTCGACAAGGGACTGCAAGAACTCCCTCCTGTTGAAATCCATATTCCTCTTTAGCCTGCTCCAGTAAGCTCAAGAAATCTGGATTAGCGAGGCAATCCAACTTCACAACAAACCTTTTTGGTTCTTCACCCTTGATCGCAGTTACTGCAAAATGTCCCTTCTTTACATCAACTGGAACTATTTTTGCAGCTTCCATCACTTCATCAAACCCGGTTTCACACACATTGGCTCCTCTAGAAGCTGAGAGTAAGAGAACCCGCTTCAGCTTTTTTATGAAAAGCTTCAGCATCATTGCTCTTTTAAGGCTTTCTTCCATGTTTTTCATGGTTATGGATTTCTCAAAGAGTGGTGGAGACTTGGCGTAGAACCGATATTTTTTGTTCTCTCAATTTTCTTAAATATGGAGAATCTAGGCTAGCTAGGAGGAAATATATACTAGCTAGGTGGTCTAGGGCAAGGGCATTGGAAGCTTAGCTGAATTTTCTGAAGGACAGAACGGGACCATATGTACTcaatcctttaacatttaaattaatGCAGCATTTGATTGTTCCCAAGCTCTCTGTAACTAGTGGGGTCTTGAAACACGGTTTATACTGTAGTTTTCTTAGCATCGCATCTTTTTTCATGGTGTTTTAGGGTAGGTAGAGCTACACACatcaaattgttaaaaaaaatattaaaaaaattaatttaaaatacaaaatttaaattttaacaaacagGTGTAATCTCAAATCAAAACGGGCATAACCTTGTAACCTAGAAGTAGACAATTTACTTTCGTGAGAGCACACTAATTATAACAAAGATTGTCCACGCGCTGCTTTTAATTgt
The Populus nigra chromosome 3, ddPopNigr1.1, whole genome shotgun sequence genome window above contains:
- the LOC133689428 gene encoding auxin-responsive protein SAUR72-like, translated to MTLIQRVIWLVWLPRLVGLLSWSCRGLKLVVEFETFVFRVVDDSGWLVGAEAVVAWAVNKKYRFYAKSPPLFEKSITMKNMEESLKRAMMLKLFIKKLKRVLLLSASRGANVCETGFDEVMEAAKIVPVDVKKGHFAVTAIKGEEPKRFVVKLDCLANPDFLSLLEQAKEEYGFQQEGVLAVPCRPEELQMILEKRRRRRASTEW